The following proteins are encoded in a genomic region of Capra hircus breed San Clemente chromosome 16, ASM170441v1, whole genome shotgun sequence:
- the LOC108637764 gene encoding uncharacterized protein LOC108637764, giving the protein MKQKPLGGPLGKMNLTNHAFQGSSENITTSTPGPTLHSSLDTAATAVLGSIGVVALILLLVGLLSVTLKKWRHERLFKKQQKHQTNFLHKPLELSCHADAIYSNVINLAPRKEDDFAVYANVPPFNCPRRTSPDHVEYASIVFH; this is encoded by the exons ATGAAACAGAAACCTCTGGGTGGACCCCTGGGCAAGATGAATTTGACCAACCATGCGTTCCAGGGCTCCAGCG AGAACATCACCACCTCAACGCCAGGCCCCACACTACACAGCAG CCTGGACACAGCGGCCACAGCTGTTTTGGGCTCCATTGGTGTCGTGGCCCTCATCTTGCTCCTGGTGGGACTCTTGTCCGTGACTCTGAAAAAATGGAGGCATGAGA GACTATTTAAGAAACAACAGAAGCATCAGACCAACTTTCTCCACAAACCCTTG GAGCTTTCCTGCCATGCCGATGCCATATATTCCAACGTGATCAACCTGGCCCCCAGGAAAGAGGATGACTTCGCTGTCTATGCCAACGTGCCCCCTTTCAACTGCCCCAGGAGGACATCACCAGACCACGTGGAATACGCCTCCATTGTATTTCACTGA